The Osmerus eperlanus chromosome 7, fOsmEpe2.1, whole genome shotgun sequence genome includes a region encoding these proteins:
- the rasip1 gene encoding ras-interacting protein 1, with amino-acid sequence MEGSGSPRFRKLHFPVGLWINSPRKHFAKLGGRWPSAASVKSTTSSDAASLHEAPSAPSSSLSVSTPSLAPSSPSPSPAFLRPRPSAPQSRTKRLSHLFLRGRSNSDRDRAVGERERELWAHSAAPSSHHYLPPASSTAPGLIKIYGDALSSGANYRSLLANVHSTARQLIAQVITRYTEREREETEDAVLQKHCPEDFLLCDVIGKPIQQPDGAVQWETECRRGVAPWECPLLLVDMWRPKDGFERRFEMQKREDYEREEKEREREGENYQFKEQLY; translated from the exons atggagGGGTCTGGCAGTCCTCGTTTCAGGAAGCTTCATTTCCCTGTGGGTCTGTGGATCAACTCACCCAGGAAACACTTTGCCAAGCTGGGGGGTCGCTGGCCCAGCGCTGCCTCTGTCAA GTCCACCACCAGCTCTGACGCAGCCTCCCTCCATGAGGCCCCCTctgccccttcctcctccctctctgtctccaccccctccctggctccctcgtccccctctccctccccggcGTTCCTCAGGCCCCGGCCCTCCGCCCCCCAGTCTCGCACCAAGCGCCTTTCCCACCTCTTCCTGCGGGGGCGCTCTAACAGCGACCGTGACCGGGccgtgggggagagggagagagagttgtgggCTCACTCCGCGGCACCCTCGTCGCACCACTACCTGCCCCCGGCCTCCTCCACCGCCCCGGGCCTCATCAAGATCTACGGGGATGCCCTCTCCAGCGGAGCCAACTACCGATCGCTGCTCGCCAACGTCCACTCCACCGCCAGGCAGCTCATCGCCCAGGTCATCACCCGatacacggagagagagagggaggagacggaggaTGCAG TCCTCCAGAAACACTGCCCAGAAGACTTCCTGTTGTGTGATGTCATCGGAAAGCCCATCCAGCAGCCAGATGGAGCTGTCCAATGGGAGACGGAATGTCGGCGGGGTGTGGCCCCTTGGGAATGCCCCTTGTTATTGGTGGACATGTGGAGGCCGAAGGACGGATTTGAGCGACGCTTTGAGATGCAGAAGCGGGAAGATtacgagagggaggagaaggagagggagagggagggggagaactat CAGTTCAAAGAGCAACTTTACTGA